Proteins encoded in a region of the Fibrobacter sp. genome:
- a CDS encoding ATP-binding protein: MIRRQIKDFLLKSASQYPVVLVHGPRQSGKTTLCRDTFADKPYISLENPDTRERALQDPRGFFKSIPNGAILDEIQNVPHLLSYMQQIVDESNQKGLFIVTGSNNFALQQAVTQTLAGRVAMLKLLPFSLDEIKELNASDSIDCLILSGGYPRYITERPDRFFFYQNYISTYVERDVRQIVNIKDAALFHRFLVLCAGRIGSILDYTSLSNDCGINVRTAKEWLSILEASFIGFTLNPWYMNRTKRLIKSPKFYFYDTGLACALLGITEESQLNRDPLRGNLFENLVILERMKRSFNCAEQKNFWYYRTSDGKEIDLV; the protein is encoded by the coding sequence ATGATTAGGCGCCAAATCAAAGACTTCCTGTTAAAGTCTGCTTCGCAATACCCGGTCGTTCTGGTTCATGGCCCCAGGCAATCCGGGAAAACCACTCTTTGTCGCGACACTTTCGCCGACAAACCCTACATATCTCTAGAAAATCCTGACACCAGGGAAAGAGCTTTGCAGGATCCGCGAGGGTTCTTCAAAAGTATCCCGAACGGGGCCATTCTTGATGAAATTCAAAATGTTCCCCATTTGCTATCCTATATGCAGCAGATTGTCGATGAATCAAATCAAAAGGGTTTGTTCATTGTCACGGGCAGTAATAATTTTGCATTACAGCAAGCTGTGACTCAGACTCTTGCCGGTCGTGTCGCCATGCTTAAACTGCTGCCTTTTTCCCTGGACGAAATCAAGGAACTGAACGCAAGTGATTCCATCGACTGTCTTATTCTTTCGGGAGGGTACCCCCGCTATATAACGGAACGTCCAGACAGGTTCTTCTTTTACCAGAATTACATTTCAACCTATGTTGAGCGGGATGTTCGCCAAATTGTCAATATAAAGGATGCGGCTCTCTTTCATAGATTCCTTGTTCTTTGCGCTGGACGAATCGGCTCCATTTTGGATTACACTTCCCTTTCTAACGATTGCGGGATCAATGTTAGGACCGCGAAGGAATGGTTGTCGATTCTTGAGGCTTCGTTTATCGGCTTTACATTAAATCCGTGGTACATGAATAGGACTAAACGCTTGATAAAATCGCCGAAGTTCTACTTCTACGATACTGGGCTTGCGTGCGCCTTGCTAGGAATTACCGAAGAGTCGCAATTAAACCGCGATCCCTTGCGAGGCAATCTTTTTGAAAACCTTGTGATTCTTGAAAGAATGAAGCGTTCCTTTAATTGCGCGGAACAGAAAAATTTCTGGTATTATAGAACCAGTGACGGCAAGGAAATTGACCTTGTTG